From the Nodularia sphaerocarpa UHCC 0038 genome, the window TCAATTAAAACTTCAGCCAGAAGGAAACCTGAAATTTGCTAATTTACTGAGCAATCAATCTATAAACGCTGCTTTTAATTTACTAGAAATAGCACTGTTTCATAATGTTAAAGACGCAAAATTATCCCAGCAGGTTAAATATCTTCAGAAGAAATTACTTTCCATAGCACTGGAAAATGTAAATCTAGGGTTTTTTCTGCACTATTGGTTAAAAAGATGGCGAAATATGTTAACCCCAGATCATATGTCTAGGCTCAGATTACCAGGTTATTTCAGATTCAAATTTGGCGATCGCCATCGCACCCAAAAAACCGAATCTCTTTGCTGGAAATTACCTTTACCTACATAGATGATCAAAGCAGGGAGATTGACTCTAGCTTTGGTTGTCAGAGAAGTGATAAAGTAGTAGAGGGGTGTATGTACAAGTGGATTGACGAATTACAAAATACTCAAAAGCATTTACAACAGGAAATTGCTGAACTAAAGAAAAAAGAAGCACAACTCCAACAATCCCTTTCTCTACTGCGTTCTACCCTGGAATCTACGGCTCATGGCATTATTGCAGTCAGTCTTCAAGGAGAGATTCTCGGCTTTAATCAGAAATTTGGGGATATGTGGCAGATACCCAATTCTCTGCTTTTATCCAGCAACTATTTTCAATACCAAGCTTTTTTCGAGAACAAACTAAAATATCCAAAAGCCTATAGTCAACTGATGCGGGAAATATCCAGTCAATCTGATTTGGAAAGCTACGATATTTTAGAGTTAAAGGATGGGAGAATTTTTGCTCAATACTCTCAGCCTCAGTGGCTGGAGGGCAAAATTATCGGTAGAGTCTGGAGTATTTGGGATGTTACTGAATCCCAGCAAACAAAAGAATTAGCACAGTTGAATAAAGCTAGCTTGTTTACTTTGGCAGAAACAATAAATGCTAGCATTTTTGTAATTCAAGGCTGGGATTTATCCTACATGAATCCGGCGGCAGAGGTATTGACTGGTTATACAAAAGAGGAAATACTAACTGGCTTTGATGCGCGCCAATTGTTCAAGAATAAAAAGCGTAAGCAGGTAGATAATAAGGATTTAGAATATCAGGAAATCAAGATTCGGGAAAAAAACGGCAGAGAACGCTGGTTAGCTTGTGCAGTAGCAATGCTTGATGATCAAGAAACACCAGTTGAAATGATTGCAGGTATTGATATTAGTGATTACAAACAAGCAGAATCGGATCTGAGTCAAACTTTAGCACAAACCAAACAACTCAGCGAACTGAAAGCGCATTTCATGTCTATGGTTTGTCATCAATTCCGCACTCCACTAAATGTTGTTTCATTCTCTAATAGCTTACTCAAAAGGCAGATAAATGAATGTCAGGAAGAAAAAATACGACCATTACTTGATCATATTCAATCTGGTGTGGAACAGATCACCAAGATGTTGGATGATATTCTGTTCTTCGCAAAAGCGGAAGCAGCTAAAGTCAATTATGATGCCAAACCGCTCAATTTGGTTGAGTTCTGCAATGATTTAATTGCAAAAATGCCGAAAAATGGTCGCGAGAACCGCATAAATTTTGTGAGTCAAGGTAGCTACATCACAGCCTGTCTGGATCAAAAACTGCTGGAACCAATAATTTCAAACTTGCTCGACAATGCGATGAAATATTCTCCTATTAGCAGCGTGATTGATTTTAAACTTTTTTGTGAATGTGGGAAAGTAGTTTTCCAAGTTACAGATAGGGGTGTTGGTATTCCTGTTACTGATAGACAGCGATTATTTGAGCCATTTTATCGAGGTAGCAATATTCATAATCAGCCCGGTTCTGGACTAGGGTTATCCATTGTCAAAACCCTTGTGGACTTACATCGTGGTAACATTGCCGTAGAAAGTGAAGTTGGTGTAAGTACCACATTTACCATTATGCTACCAGCAGTGAAATCAAAGTGATGAGTTGAGCAGAGTGTTTGCTAATTGTTCCTGGCCAAAAATCCTAGTGATAAAAAAATGATCCAAGAATCTGCGAAAACAATTCTCGTAATTGAAGATGATGCTACTACCCGCAATCTTTATTTAAGGGGACTTGAAGCTGAAGGTTTTAAAACTATAGTTGCAGAAAATGGTCTGGTTGGTATGGAAAAAGCACAAACCTATTTACCTGATTTGGTGGTTTGCGATATTGTCATGCCAGATATGGATGGTTATAGCGTTCTCCAGAGGATGCGTCAAGATCCTGTAACTGCGATTATTCCCTTCATTTTTCTCACTGGTAGCGATCATAGGACAGATGTTCGTAAAGGCATGGAGTTGGGCGCTGATGACTATCTTACTAAACCTTCGACTTTAGAGCAATTACTCAAGGCGATCGCCATCCGATTAGAAAAGCAATCACTTTTACATCGCTGGTATGCAACTAAATCTCATCAAATACCAGAATCACTACCCGCAGACACAACTCCATCTATCACCTCTGAGTCAATTTTTCCCAGCATTCCTAATCTCAAAGAAGTTTTCGACTACATTGAAGCTAATTATCATCGAAGAATTACTTTATCTAACGTCGCTGAAGCCGTTGGATATTCACCAGCTTACTTAACAAGTCGAGTCAACAAAAAAACAGGTGAAACTGTTAACGGTTGGATTGTCAAGCGCCGCATGGCCGCCGCCCGTCTCTTATTGAGGGATAGTGATCAGACAATTGAGCAGATTGCGACAAAACTGGGCTATCAAAATCCTTGTCATTTCTCCCGCCAGTTTCGTCAAGATCACGGCATACCTCCCAAAATTTGGAGAAACGAAAATCAACGTTCTCAAGTTTTAAGTAATCAGAACCCGCAAATCATCAAGCCTCAGCCTCAACATGAACACTATACACCTTTAAGTCGAAGTTAACTGTTTTTGGGCTTTGTCAATTGCTGCACCACTAATTGGATTGCCAAAGCTATCAAACCAATTGCAACTATACCAAATATCCCAGTTCCCAAAGCAACTACACCGACAACCAAAGTCCTGACAGCAGCGCCAATATTTACTGCTATTGGGTTATCTGAATGGATAGGTTTAGCCGCAAAAGTTGTGGCGATGGATATCATTAGCGAATACATCGCATATCCTAGCCCTCCAGCAAATACCGCCCCCGTTATACAACGTAAGGGCGTTGGCGGAACCTGAGTTTGAGCTTCTGGTTGTGTTACTTTTGAATCACTCATTTCTTCTTTGTTTCTTAGTGTTTTAGCCCAGGAAAAAAACTTCCTTAAACTGATGATGCTACCTGAATGCCATCTGTAATAGTCCGAGTCACAAACAATTCTAAATCCTGATCAGGAATTGCTGCTCTCATCTGTAGTTTAACTGCTTGTGCTTGTTGTTCAGACTCCACCAGAGCAAACACTGTGGGGCCAGAACCAGACATCATGGTTCCCAAAACGCCTGCTTGATTAGCAAATAGTTCTCGCAGTTGTAAAACTTGAGGATAAGCTGGTAAGACTACACGCTCTAAATCATTGTGCAGTTTTTGGGCAATTTCTTCGGCATCTTTATTCAGGATAGCTTTAACTATTGCTCCCGAATGAACTGCGGCTGCACGCGCGGCTAAATTTTCCGTATCTCTCAGATAAGTACTGCCAAATTCTTGGCGATAGGTTTTGTACGCCCAAGCTGTGGAAACTTCCAGACTGCGATATTTTGCCAATACTATATATATATTATCCAAGCTTGGTAAAGGCGAAAGTTGCTCACCTCTACCTGTAGCAATCACTGTTCCACCGGCGACACAAAAGGGGACATCTGAACCCAGAGTAGCACCCAGTTCTTCTAATTCTGATTTCGTGAGTCCCAAGTTCCACAATAAATCTATCCCCATTAACACAGCTGCGGCATTTGTCGAACCTCCCGCCAACCCAGCCGCTACGGGAATATGCTTGTTAATTGTAATTTCTACACCGCCATATTCAGCCAAGGCTGCGGGAAATTTCGCCGCCATCAGTGCTGCTGCTTTGTATGCTAGATTACTGTTGTCTGTAGGTACTTGTGGGTGGTTGCAGTTGACGCGAATCGTTTCAGTGCTTAGGGACTGGAGATTAATTTCGTCGGCGAGGGCAATACTTTGTAGTATCATCGCTAACTCGTGATAACCATCGGGACGATCGCTGATGATTTCCAGATACAAGTTGATTTTAGCGGGAGCAATTAGATTGTATGAACGCATATCAGTTATCAGTTATCAGTTATCAGGGATCAGTTATTAGGAATCAGTTATCAGTCTGTTTACTGTTCACTGTTCACTGTTAACTGATTTACTAATGTTACCCATTGCTGAACGCTGAGGTCTTCGGCTCGAACTTGGGGATTTATTTCTAATTGTTCCAGTAATTGGGTCAGGCGATCGCGTTCAACCACCGATTGCAAATTATTTCTTAACATTTTGCGTTTCGCCCCAAATCCAATTTTTACCAAATTCTCAAATTTGCGGGGGTTCAGTGCTGGTGTTTCTATCTGTCGGGGACGCAACCGCACCACGGCTGAATCTACCTTTGGCGCTGGGTAAAATGCAGATGCGGGAACGGTACAAATAAATTCACAATCAGCTAAATATTGCACCCGTACACTCAAAGCCCCAAAAGTTCTAGAACCAGGATTAGCATACAACCTGTCGGCTACTTCCTTCTGCACTAGTAGCACTATGGAGTCATAAGGTTCTGGGTTAGGGTTGGCGATCGTCCCTAGCAACTTCTCAATGATTGGCCCTGTGATATTGTAGGGGATATTCGCTACTACTTTATTGGGCTTTTGAAAGTTGGGAAAGGCTGCTAAAGGGGATGATAAATCTAAGGTGAGGAAATCCCCTTGCAATAGTAAGAAGTTATCTTTTTTACCGAGTTGCTTGGCTAACTGTTTGCACAAATCAAAGTCGATTTCCACTGCTACGAGCGATCGCACCAAGGGTAGCAAACGCCGAGTTAGAATACCCGTACCAGGGCCAATTTCCAGAATGCGATCATCGCTCTGGTGACATTCTGCTGCTTTAATAATTGCATCCAGAGCCTTTTCACTTTTGAGCCAATGTTGAGCAAAAGACTTGCGCGGTCTAATCATTAACTTTCCTGACTAAATCTAGTTTATACAGCAGTTTTCATTCAGATGAAGTATATATTTATCTGTGTACATCTGTGTACATCTGTGGTTAATTATTTTTTGCTCTCTTGACTGAAACTGAAATTTAAACGGTAACAACCAAAGTGAGATAGTCAAAAATTCACCGCCAAAAGCCACAAAAACCTTTGTGTAGGTTGGGTTAAGCGCAGCCCAACCCAACAAATTTTTTAGGTGTAGCGCGGAGAATATTGGGTTTCTCTTTGTTCTACCCAACCTACAAGCTACAAGCAACTATTTATTATAATTGATAATTATTCACTGACGAATAGGAATTTCAATCACAAATTCTGCACCTTCACCGGGTATGGAATTACAATATAAATTTCCCCCATGTTTATCTACTATAATCTGATAACTAATAGATAGCCCTAATCCTGTCCCTTTACCGACATCTTTAGTAGTAAAGAAAGGGTCAAATACTTTATCCAGTATTTTTTGGGGAATTCCTCCACCATTATCGGCAATGCGGATTACTACCCTGTTTGTATTGATAACTTCAGTAATAATATGAATTTGTCCTTGTTCTCCAATAAAATATTCTTCTACAGCATCAATAGCATTACTTAAAATATTCATCAATACCTGGTTTAGTTGCCCAGGATAACATTGAATAGTAGGCAAATCACCATATTCTTTAATCACTAATATTTCTGGGTGATGCGGTTTTGCTTTCAGGCGGTTTTGGAGAATCATCAAAGTACTATCAAGACCATCATGGAGATTCACCTCCTTAAATTCCGCTTCATCTAAACGCGAGAAATTCCGCAGTGATAACACAATTTCCCGAATTCTATCAGTTCCTACCTGCATAGATTTAAGCAGTTTAATTATGTCTTCTTTGAGAAATTCGAGGTCAATATCTAGTATTTCTGCTTGAATTTCTGCTGGGGGTTTGGGAAAATGTATCTGGTAAAGTTCCAAAAGCCGCAGCAAATCTTGAGTATATGCACTGGCTGGAGAAAGATTACCATGAATAAAATTGACTGGATTATTAATTTCATGGGCGATACCCGCAACCATATTACCAAGTGAGGACATTTTCTCACTGTGAATAAGTTGAGATTGGGTGCGTTGCAGTTCGTATAGGGTATTTTCTAAGTTTTGGGTTTGTTGCTGCAATTTGATTTCCGCTTGCTTGCGTTCTGTAATGTCACGGGTAATACTTGCCAAACACAAAGGCTCACCAGTGTCAGAACTTTTAACCACAAACAGGTTCATTTCAATTGGAATTGCTGCTTCAGTCTGAAGATGTCGCAAACGATACTCACCTTGCCATAGACCACGCTCCATAGCAGTAGGTATAATTCGCTGCTGCATATCTTCTCTATCTTCAGGAAGCATATAGTCAAGAAGATTGAATCCTTGGGCAACTTCTAAGCTGTCAGCACCCACGAGCTTGAGTCCAGCTTCATTAACGAACAGAGTTTGTCCTTCTAGAGAGGCACAACCAATCAAGTCATTGCTATTTTCAATCAGTGAGACAAACATTTGCCGTTCTTGTTCAACTTGCTTGCGTTCTGTGATCTCGGTGGCTGTAACCACAAGCTGATCAATTCCTAAAGCATTGTCAAACAAAGGTGTGATATTTAAGAGCCACCAAGTTTGTTTGTCATCCACAGAAAAAGACTCTTCTAATAATATGCTTTTGCCAGACTGAACACATTTCCTATAATGATGACGATAAATATCTACCATCTCAACAGGTAGTGCCTCAGCCAATATTTTTCCCGGAAACGTTTCTAAAGGTACGGGACTAGTTCTCAAAATAGCTGGATTAAACTTGACGTAACGAAATTCTTCCCCATTGTTGATCACGTCTAAAACATAAATGCCATAATCTACACTTTCCCAAATGCTTTGTAAAAACTGTGCCTGCTCTTGAAGTTTTTCTTCTGCTTGTTTACGGTCGGTAATATCAACCAGACAGCCATACCAAAGGATTTCACCTTCTGGTTGCCGTTCTGGTCGAGAGACAGCTTTAATCCATTTGTACCTACCAGAAGATGCAAGAGTCCGCCACTCATATTCAAAGTTTTGCAATGTTTGGGCAGACTGAGCGATTTGTGACTGCAACTTGGGAAAATCTTCAGGGTGAACATTTTTAAAAGCCAAGGTGGCATCTTTTTGAACTTCTTCTGGCTCTAGTCCCAAAATTTCTCGACATCCCGAAGAAAGGAAGGGAAAGGACATTGTGCCATCCAGAGCCAGCCGAAATTCATAAAGCATCCCTGGTACATTATCTGCTAGTCTCTGCCATCGTGCTTCAGCTTGACGTAAAGCGGCTGTACGCTGTTCAACTCTGGCTTCTAGCTCCTGATTCAGTTTTTTTAGTTCTGCTCGTTTTTGCTTAATCTCCGTAATATCCATTAGGACTCCACAGAAAATGACCTCTTGTTTCTCATTGGTCATAGGAGTTGAATCTCCTTGCCACCAAAGGATTTCGCCGTTAGGCTTCACTAATCGTCCCTCATAATGCCAAGGAGTAGAATTTTTTACTGCGTCTTCTACTGAAGCCACTAAGCTGTCAAAATGCTCTGGATGTATCCGAGCAAAAAAGTTATTTAAATCCTGCATCATTTCGGCTGCGGTGATACCTGCAAGTTCCCAGATAAAATCGCTAATATAGTCAACTACCCAAACACCATTACGGTTTGTGAACTGGAAAATCGCCCCTGGTAAATTAGCGGTAATATCTCGGAAGCGTCTTTCACTATTTGCCAGAGCGGTTTCTGCTTGTTTGCGAGGGGTAATCACTTCTGTGAACATGATAATACCACCGACTTCGCCAGAGTCTTCGTACCAAGGATGTATCTCCGATTTCACCCATTCGGTTTGACCATTTGCACGCAAGAAGGCATTTTCGTCACGTTTTTCAATGGCTCCCGCCAAACAACGTTGATGAATTTCCCGCCAATCCTGGGAAATATCCGGGAAAACTTCGTAATGCGATCGCCCAATAATATTTTCATCACCTAAACCGTAATCTTCCCGCCAACGGCGACTCACTAATAGGTATCGCATTTGACAATCAAATATGGCGATCGCCGCAGGTGTATACTCTATAAATAAACCAATTTGCTCTTGGTTATATTTCAGGTGATTACGGTTTTCTCGCTGACGCAGTTCTATCAGTTCTTGTTGAAGGGATTCATAGGTATTTTTATCAATAGTGATCAGATTACCAGTCATAGTCTTGTCTATTTCCAGCTAAGGGGCTGAAGTTAACTTCAGTATCTATGTTTCCCAATTTAAAATCTCAAATCTCAAATCTCAAATCTCAAATAAACTCAAAAATTATCCTCATTGATGCTCAAGCAGTAAGTCTCTCATCCTGGCTTTTTGCCATTTTTAGGTTTCAGAACCCAGGGGGACAGGAAGACAAGGACAAAGAAATTGTTTTTAAGATGAAAATGGGATAATTTATTTCTGGCAAATCCCTAAACTAGGTATCCATGAGAATTATTTTGCCATAAATGTAAGTTTAATTACGGTTAATTCGAGCAAATAATTTGACAATAGGTAAAGATTGAAAGCAGTTTGTGCAGTTTTTGTAAATTTATACGGAATTGATACCCGTGGCAATGAAGTTAAGAGAAAATCACACAACCGTTATCAATATGCCAAACAAAAAGTATCTTTCAGCACTTATTGTAGCAGCGATCGCCGCTAGCATCAGCAGTTGTAGTTCTAATCCTAATCCTACTTCCAGCACTATTGACAGTCAAACACCTGCTGTAACCTCTCAAACTCCCACCAGCCAGACTGCTAATATTACCTTATATACTAGTAATATCCAATGTCAAGAATTGATTCCGCAACAAGTTTCAGTACCAGCAGCAGAACCTGTTACAGCTGCGGTGGGTAAAATTATAGAAGAACAAGATTCAGCTGATTTTGAATTGTCTGGTTATCGTGTCCAACTTGAAAATGGCGTTGCAACAGTTGATTTTCGGCTATCTCCTCTGTCGAAACGGCAATTAGTTTCTCTTTCTAGTTGTGAACAGTTTGCTCTTTTTGGTAGTCTCCGCAAAACTTTAACGAGTAATGCTGAATGGAATATTAAAGAGGTGCGCTTCACCGAGCAAGGGAAGGAAGTAATTCTTTGAAATGTAGAGGAACGCCGAAGTTCGAGATATGATCATATTCATTATCTATTTCCCTAACTTCGTGCGTGTAACATTTTGAAAAAATAGGATTACTATATTTAGTTTGATAAACTCTTAATTGGGCTAATTCATCAGATAAATTAATATTATAATTGATAATTATTCACTGATGAATGGGAATTTCAATCACAAATTCTGTACCTTCGCCAGGGATGGAATTACACGATAAATTTCCGCAATGTTTATCTACTATAATCTGATAACTAATAGATAGTCCCAATCCTGTACCTTTACCCACAGCTTTAGTAGTAAAGAAAGGGTCAAATAATTTTGGCAGTATTTTTTGATGTATTCCCCGACCATTATCTGCGATGCGGATTGCTACCCTGTTTGTATTCACAACTTCAGTAATAATATGAATTTCTCCTTGTTCTCCTATAAACTGTTCTTCTACAGCATCAATAGCATTACTTAAAATATTCATAAAGACCTGGTTTAGTTGACCAGGATAACATTCAACCGCAGGCAAATTACCATATTCTTTAATGACTAATATTTCTGGATGATTCGGTTTTACTTTCAGGCGGTTTTGGAGAATCATCAAAGTGCTATCAAGACCATCGTGGATATTCACCCGTTTAAATTCTGCTTCATCTAAACGCGAAAAATTCCGCAGAGACAACACAATTTCCCGAATCCTATCAGTTCCTACCTGCATAGAGTTAAGCAGTTTAATTAAGTCTTCTTTGAGAAATTCCAGGTCGATAGCTGTAACTTCTGCTTCAATTTCTTCTGGGGGATTGGGAAAATGTAATTCATAGAGTTCTACTAGTCGCAGCAAGTCTTGAGCATAAGTGCGGGCTGGAGTGATATTACCATGAATAAAATTGACTGGATTATTAATTTCGTGAGCAATACCCGCCACCATATTACCCAGTGAGGACATTTTCTCACTGTGAATAAGTTGAGATTGCGTGCGTTGCAGTTCGTATAAGGTATTTTCTAAGTTTTGGGTTTGTTGCTGTAATTTGATTTCGATTTGTTTGCGTTCTGTAATGTCACGCCCGACAGCCGAAATTGTCACTTCACCAGTGGGACTGGTGACAGTTGAGGTATTAAAGTTTAACCATCGCCAGCTACCATTTTTGTGCTTTATTCGCATCTCTACATCCGAATGTTGTACCCCAGTTAGCGTGCTGTCTAAAATTGAGTAGCTAGTAGGTAAGAATTCAGGATCTGCAAACTCTGCGATAGAATGTCCGACTATTTCCTCAAGGCTATATCCCAAAATTGCGGTGACATGGGGTGAATAATAAGTAAAAATGCCATCTTTGGTCATGGTACATATCAGGTCATTGGCATTTTCAACGATGCTACGAAACTGTAACTCACTCTGTTGGAGAGCTGCTTCGGCGCGTTTACGTTCTGTCGCGTCATTACCTACTGACAGAATTTCTCTTAAGTTTCCCTGTTCATCGAAAATGGGTTTATTAGCCCAGACTACCCAGACGCGATCGCCATTTTTACATAAATTCTCGTTTTCGTTAAATAAATAATTTTCTGGGTTTTGGCAAATATCCACCATTAACGCTTGTAAGTCGCGTCCAGATGTTTCTGTTTCTGGAACAATTGTACCCATAACATTATGTTCAAAAATTTCATCTAAATCGAAACCAAAAAACCTTTGACCATAATCATTCAAAAATATCACATTACCATTCCTATCCCAACGCAGAATGATACAGTTAGCAGTCTTTACCAAATCGCGATATTGTGCTTCACTTTGTTGTAAGGCTTTTTCCGTAAATTTACGTTCGCTAATATTTCGCACTATTCCCAAAATGTGTGGCTTACCGTTGTAGGTGCAAATCGTTCCTTTCACTTCTACATCAATCAAAGTGCCATCTTTGCACACATCAACAGCCTGCCCATAAAATTCTTCACCCCCTTGAATTTTTTGCATATATTCTTGAAAAACATGATGCGAGTCTGGGTGTATATAAACAAATGGATGTAAATTAATAAACTCTGCGTAAGTGTAACCGTGCATTTGGTAAGCAGCCGGATTTACTTCGACAACCTTTTCCGTTTCTATTTCCGTAATAAATAGTCCATCGTTGATAGCCGTAAAAATTGCCCGGTATTGCAGTTCACTTTGTCTTAGTGCTTCTTCTGCTCGTTTGTGCTGCGTGATGTCGCTAAAACTCCACACTCTACCAATAATTTCTTTTCCTAACCACTGCGGATGGGAATGTCGCTCAAATACTCTGCCATCTTGCAGTTCTAGTAAATCGTAACTATCGACTTCCGGCTGTGTATATAACTCCCAGACTCGTTGGGTAAATTGATGGGGATGTTTAAGTTGGTTTGCCAGATAAGCAATACGCTGTTCAGGATTTGGTTCTGTCAAAACTTCTGGGGGAGTTGACCACATTTCTACGAACTTTTGGTTGTAATTGACGATATTGCCCAAATTATCTATCGCTAAAATCCCATCTTGAATTGATTCAAAGGTAGCGCTTAACAGCGATAAAGAATTTTTTAAAGCTTGCTGGGCTTGTTGGCGTTGGTTAATATCTTCCTGAGCCTGCGTCACATCCCGAATCACCAATACGGCACAATGATCACCAGTTAATTCTACACAAGTACCTGAGATTTGCAAGATCAGAAAACGCTGATTGTACTCAAATTGATAATTTGTGGTTTTATACTCTCCACTATGTATGAGGACATCGGGGTAAGCTGGTAAATCAACAAGTTTTCCTGCCTGGAATAGGGGCAATAAGTCACTCAGAATTGCACCGTTAATGTTGCTGTGTGGTTGGTTTAGCAAATGCTCAAAGCTAGAATTGCACCATTGAATTTGCCGATTTTCTCCCACCCAGATTACCGCATCGGCGATCGCAGTTAATGTGACTTCCATCTTGGTGAGGGTAGCCTGCAATTTTCTCACCTGTTCTAGCTGTTCAGCGCTCATTACCAACTCCTTGATGCCTCTAGGATAGAAATTCTATCGTTAGTGCATCACTCTCATATTTAAATACAGCAAAAATACAGAATTAGTCCCGGACAACAAAAAACCCCGGCGAAACTAACCGGGGTGAGAAGGAGAAGTCCAAATGACGATGAGAGATATCGATACAGAAATCCAAAAGTCTTAGCTAACGCCCAAAGCAACCAAAATTAAAGTAGTCACAAGCAATGTAGCAAACGCAGCTTGCACAGCATATTGACGTTGCTCCTGCTCGTTAGGGTAGGTAGCGCAGTAAATTTGGGGTTCGTTGGCGTAGTTATTTAAAATACCGCTTTCGTTAATGGTTGTATACATAATGTTTTTCTGTTTTTGTTACCTTATGTAAACTAATATAACAATATTGTTACGATTCGTCAATGGGACTTGACAAATAATAGTGGATGAAGGTAATCAGATATGCTTATCACAGCACAATTAGATATAGACCGTAAAAGTTACGACTAAAAGCGGTGAATATTTACTGACTGGTGCTAGTTAAAATATCATTCGGGCGATCGCATCACCTTTTGATCTACTGACTTGAGTCACCATAATTCACCTAGCCTTTGTATTTGCTGTAGATCGTATCCTGCTGCTTGTAGTGGCTCCATTACATTTCGGGACAAATCTGGAACGTAGCAAACAATCAGATGAGTTTGATCATCTGGAACAAAGCGCACCTCTCCCAGAGCAGCTGGCAATATAAAAGATTCTCCTGGCTCAAGCAGCTCGATACCAGAAACAAATTCTAGTTGTACAACATTGCCAACATTGGAGAGAACCAAGCAACGATGAGGATCAGATGGTTCTAAATGCGATTCATTCAAAATCCAATGCTCAAGGGCGAAGTAAGGCCCAGCACAGCCCACAATTCGAGAATTAGCTCCCGACTGTAACGTTAGCCCCCTATTGGGACGAGGTTGAAAATGGTTTTTAAGCTCATCGAGGGTGGCGTTAATATTGGCTTACCACTCTTGTTTGTTGTACTTATTGCCATACATATCTGTCGGCATCACCGATTGAGCCAGATTCGAGGTTTGTTGAATCTCAAAGACAAGTGTATCTGGGCTAAAAGAGTGAATGATGCCCGCCGGCATATAAACAGTATCTCCCGTTTGTATCGAGTGGCGAACTAACACAGAATCATAGTCACAGGCGGCAAAAGTTTCAAATAGTTGAGATCGCGTAAATTCTGACTTGAGTCCTGCCAATACTGTTGCCCCCGGTGCTGCCCAAAGAATATGCCAA encodes:
- a CDS encoding sensor histidine kinase encodes the protein MYKWIDELQNTQKHLQQEIAELKKKEAQLQQSLSLLRSTLESTAHGIIAVSLQGEILGFNQKFGDMWQIPNSLLLSSNYFQYQAFFENKLKYPKAYSQLMREISSQSDLESYDILELKDGRIFAQYSQPQWLEGKIIGRVWSIWDVTESQQTKELAQLNKASLFTLAETINASIFVIQGWDLSYMNPAAEVLTGYTKEEILTGFDARQLFKNKKRKQVDNKDLEYQEIKIREKNGRERWLACAVAMLDDQETPVEMIAGIDISDYKQAESDLSQTLAQTKQLSELKAHFMSMVCHQFRTPLNVVSFSNSLLKRQINECQEEKIRPLLDHIQSGVEQITKMLDDILFFAKAEAAKVNYDAKPLNLVEFCNDLIAKMPKNGRENRINFVSQGSYITACLDQKLLEPIISNLLDNAMKYSPISSVIDFKLFCECGKVVFQVTDRGVGIPVTDRQRLFEPFYRGSNIHNQPGSGLGLSIVKTLVDLHRGNIAVESEVGVSTTFTIMLPAVKSK
- a CDS encoding response regulator; translation: MIQESAKTILVIEDDATTRNLYLRGLEAEGFKTIVAENGLVGMEKAQTYLPDLVVCDIVMPDMDGYSVLQRMRQDPVTAIIPFIFLTGSDHRTDVRKGMELGADDYLTKPSTLEQLLKAIAIRLEKQSLLHRWYATKSHQIPESLPADTTPSITSESIFPSIPNLKEVFDYIEANYHRRITLSNVAEAVGYSPAYLTSRVNKKTGETVNGWIVKRRMAAARLLLRDSDQTIEQIATKLGYQNPCHFSRQFRQDHGIPPKIWRNENQRSQVLSNQNPQIIKPQPQHEHYTPLSRS
- a CDS encoding DUF3082 domain-containing protein, encoding MSDSKVTQPEAQTQVPPTPLRCITGAVFAGGLGYAMYSLMISIATTFAAKPIHSDNPIAVNIGAAVRTLVVGVVALGTGIFGIVAIGLIALAIQLVVQQLTKPKNS
- the ispE gene encoding 4-(cytidine 5'-diphospho)-2-C-methyl-D-erythritol kinase, producing the protein MRSYNLIAPAKINLYLEIISDRPDGYHELAMILQSIALADEINLQSLSTETIRVNCNHPQVPTDNSNLAYKAAALMAAKFPAALAEYGGVEITINKHIPVAAGLAGGSTNAAAVLMGIDLLWNLGLTKSELEELGATLGSDVPFCVAGGTVIATGRGEQLSPLPSLDNIYIVLAKYRSLEVSTAWAYKTYRQEFGSTYLRDTENLAARAAAVHSGAIVKAILNKDAEEIAQKLHNDLERVVLPAYPQVLQLRELFANQAGVLGTMMSGSGPTVFALVESEQQAQAVKLQMRAAIPDQDLELFVTRTITDGIQVASSV
- the rsmA gene encoding 16S rRNA (adenine(1518)-N(6)/adenine(1519)-N(6))-dimethyltransferase RsmA, producing the protein MIRPRKSFAQHWLKSEKALDAIIKAAECHQSDDRILEIGPGTGILTRRLLPLVRSLVAVEIDFDLCKQLAKQLGKKDNFLLLQGDFLTLDLSSPLAAFPNFQKPNKVVANIPYNITGPIIEKLLGTIANPNPEPYDSIVLLVQKEVADRLYANPGSRTFGALSVRVQYLADCEFICTVPASAFYPAPKVDSAVVRLRPRQIETPALNPRKFENLVKIGFGAKRKMLRNNLQSVVERDRLTQLLEQLEINPQVRAEDLSVQQWVTLVNQLTVNSEQ